GCTCTACACATGTAGCCATAGTGGGTCCTCAATACAAGGTGACAGGACCATAGAGAGCCAGAGCTTTGCCTGACCCAGAAAGTGAAAGTTTACATTACagtctgtctttttttttttggctaagaATAATATGACAGAAaatgtttggaaaaaaataaaaaatttaaatcacagCTGAATTGTTGCATGCAAGGAATAAAGGTTTCTCTTCTGCTTCTGCAACAAGAATCTTTGCCTTTATCTTTTTCATGGCCATCTCTTTAGACTTCCGAAAGAAagcaaatgaaataaataactgCAAAATCATACACTTAAAAGAAATGCTCTTGGTGTTCTTTTATTGCTCCTGAGagtgaaagagagaaagaaaagtcgTGGCATTAATTAGCAGGTATGTTACGGTTCTTACAAGTTTTCTCCGAACCCCTGTCATTAAATTGCCTGTCTTTGCATGTAGAAAGGAGCGTGTCAGTAGGATTTTTAGAGGACCCTCGTTGACATGTCTACGAGTGTATGGTAGCAGAGCTTTTTTGAGTTTTAGTTGAAGTGGCCTGTGGGTGGTCTTAAAGAGTGTGATGTAACACTTGAGTCTTCTTAAATTTCCTCTTTTTGAGGATTGGGAAGGAGCTTGCTAGTTGGGCTATTGGATGTTGCCAGGTGTGGAATGCAAGTAAATGTTCGTAGTCTGAACTGGCTTTGAggaattttttaagattaatttttgtcCAGATTTTGGAGATTCCTCTGTAGCTTGTTGAGGGTTTCTTATCTTCACTATGAAGTCATAACCATCCATTAgtctgctttttattttttgctacaGGGCTCAAGAAAAACTTGAGGGTTTGGATTTGATTCTACTTGTCTTGTATTCTTGAAGATTTTTAGAGGGATGGAATGGGCAGTAGTTTCGTTTCCAGATCGTTTTAAAGGCTTCTTCACCTCCAGTATGATCCCAGAAGTGAAACTGGTTTGAATATCCACTCTGTGAGGTAAGCTTCTCCATTAAAATTTGAACATTGCTGTGAAACTAAACAAACTTCTCAAacatttgttgttgttatctaaGAAAAGAGTAGCAATCTATAAATTGTTTACAGTGAAAGGATAATTGTTGTCTTCTATATTTGCTATGATCTGCTATAAATAGTTGGAGCtctaagatttttttagttcataGCACAGCACTCAATACCAACCTGCTGTTTTCAATTGCAAACTTGCAGCTGATGCTCATTTCCCAGTTCTTGAGAGCTCTTCAACATCTTCTTTGCCTTGCTCCTTGTGTTGATTCTTTATACACAACAAATGGCTAAGGCATTCCAATGTTCTGCAATCCTACTTTGCGTTGTCCTTGTGCTTTTAATTAGTGGTTCAGAGCAATTACAATCCTCCCAGGGTGAAATCCTTTTAAGAATTCAGCGGCTTTTGAACTATCCATCTGCTCTAAGCAGTTGGAATAGCACCACTGACTTCTGCAATACCGAACCAAATGCTTCTGTAACTGTGGTATGCTATGAGAACAGCATAACACAGCTGCATATTATTGGCAACAAGGGAACTCCTCTTTTGCCTAGAAACTTTTCAATTGATTCCTTTGTCACAACGCTTGTTGGTCTGCCAAACTTGAAAGTCTTGACATTGGTTTCTCTGGGTTTGTGGGGTCCCTTGCCTGGTAAAATTGCACGTCTGTCTTCATTGGAAATACTTAATGTGAGTTCAAATTTCCTATACGATGCTGTTCCTGAAGAAATTTCATCACTCGCTGCCCTCCAATCACTGGTTCTTGACGATAATATGTTTGCTGATGAGGTGCCAAATTGGATCGGTTCACTTCCAGTTTTGTCTGTCTTGAGTCTCAAGAAGAATATGCTCAATGGTTCATTGCCAGATTCATTGAGTAATTTGGATAATCTTAGAGTTCTAGTGCTTTCGCATAACTACTTCAGAGGAGAAGTACCTGATCTTAGCAGTTTGACAAACCTTCAAGTGCTTGATTTGGAAGATAATGCTCTTGGACCGCAGTTTCCTCTGCTTGGAAACAAGTTAATTTCTCTTGTGTTGAGCAAGAACAAGTTCAGGGATGGCCTTCCTGCTGAAGTGACCTCCTATTATCAGCTTCAACGGCTAGATCTCTCAAGTAATAAATTTGTGGGACCATTTCCACAATCATTATTGTCATTGCCTTCAGTAACTTACTTGAATGTTGCAGACAACAAGTTCACCGGGATGCTTTTCGAAAACCAGTCTTGCAGTGCTGACCTTGAGTTTGTGGATCTGTCCTCAAATCTTATGACTGGACAATTGCCAAATTGTCTTCTGCAAGACTCCAAAAGAAAGGTCTTGTATGCCGCGAACTGTCTGGCAACCGGTGATGAAAACCAACATCCTATTTCCCTCTGTCTTAATGAAGCATTAGCTGTTGGGATTTTGCCACAGAGACAGAAAAGGAAAGCTTCTAAAGAAACTATTGCATTCGGTGTCATTGGAGGGATTGTTGGAGGAATTGCCCTTGTTGGTTTAATTTACTTAGCCGTCAGAAAGGTGAAATCAAGGAAGACAATCAAGAGACCAAATACTAGACTAATTGCAGAGAACTCTTCAACAGGGTACCCTTCAAATTTGCTCCCAGATGCAAGTAAGGTTTCATCTCTGCCTGTGCTTATGCTCTTTGTCTACTATATGGGGCTATAGATTTGCATTGTTTTATAAAGTCATGCATGCATAGTAGCGAAATCTAAGAATTCTGTCAGTAATAAGGAAATGTGAAGTATAACTGAGATGGAATGATGATTTCTCAACTAGTCTCCATTTCAGATATCCCTTTTCTATCCCCAAATAAGTATATTCAAGTGAATCCCTTGCCAAATGTATGAAATTTAGGTGATgagaatcttcttcttcttcttcttcttcttcttcttcttcttttatatatatatatatataaagaatgcCTTAATCATCACTTCAATTGTTAGAGAGTGTAGTTTATTGCTCCAAATTCATTCTCAAAAGAAAGGACTTTACATACATTTTGCTGACATATTTTCAGGCAGCCCATCTAAAAGTGTTcttgaaagaaaagacaagTTGGTGAGGTTCTAGCACGTTATAAAACATAGAAGGAATACGTAATAATTTACCTAATAAGAGAAGAGCAGAGAATCTtacagtttctttttctttttggcaaAAAATAAAGGGTATATTTCTCAAACAATGAAGCTGGGAGCACTTGGCCTGCCACCGTATCGTACTTTTTCACTAGAAGAGGTAGAGGAGGCCACAAACAATTTTGACACATATGCTTTCATGGGTGAAGGTTCTCAAGGGCAGGTAATGCAAATCCGTTGTAACATATTCTTTGTATTTCACTCAGCTGAATTATCCTGTGATACCCTCATAATTTCCTCCGagcattaacttttttaaattcttcaagtagtcGGGGTCAGCATGTTCTTTGTATTTCTTCAGTTGAATTAGCTGTTCGTTTTGTGGTTTCAGATGTATAGGGGGCGGCTTAAGGATGGTTCCTTGGTTGCTATCAGATgcttaaaaatgaaaagaagtcACAGTACCCAAAACTTTATGCACCACATAGAGCTGATCTCGAAACTAAGACATCGGCATTTGGTCAGTGCTCTTGGACACTGCTTTGAGTGTTACTTGGATGATTCAAGTGTCAGCAGAATATTCCTAGTTTTTGAATATGTACCAAACGGCACGCTAAGAAGCTGGATCTCTGGTGAGTGGTAATCCATAAATTTTCTCAATTACTTTGTCAGGATGGAGAACATACTGGCAGTTCTGTGATTGCTTAGCATGCTTTTGATGCGAGTTAACTTTTGATCAACCTCTCGATTGTTACTGCGAGCAACTCATAAATCTTTCACAGCATAGTTCCAACTGGGTGTTATTTTCTTTCACTACTCTGTCTCTGTTGGATTTGACGACAgacatttcttctttttttatcccaGGAGGACATGCCTGGCAAAAGCTTCAGTGGACACACCGTATAGCTGCTGCAATCGGTGTAGCGAAGGGCATCCAATTTTTGCATACAGGGATTGTGCCTGGAGTATATtcaaataatctgaaaataacaGATGTTTTGTTGGATCAAAACCTTGTTGCAAAAATTAGCAGTTATAACCTACCCTTATTAGCAGAAAACAAGGGAATGGTACTTTCTTTCCCCGTCATGAaggctgtttttcttttccatcaagCAACACTTAGAAGCTGATACCTAACAAATTCATTATTGCAGCTTGTCCATGGAACATCATCTGGTGCATCCAAAGATCTTAGCACCAGTGCAAGGTTAGTTCTGACTGCTGATATGTTTTGAGGGTTAGGCTGGTTCAAACTGATAAAATAGTTTGAGTTTATTATTTTGTCGCATAATTCGGGAGTCAATATAGACAAAACACAGCGGCATTTACAACGGATGCAAAATTTCACTAGCCTGTTGAAACTGGTATATCAGAAAGCTGAACACTTAAGAGTCATCAGTCcatgatgattttttctttgaatgttGTTATTGAACAGGATAAATCAAGACCAGAAGGTTGATGTTTATGACTTTGGATTAATATTGCTTGAAATCATTGTGGGGAGATCATTGACATCTAAGAATGAAGTGAGAGTTCTAAAAGATCAGGTGACAGATATTTCTCTTTGATTTATGTATTTGAATCTGCAGAAAAACGTACTTCAGTTGATGCCCTCTTCCTAGTTTCAGGATTGTCTTACAGTTAAATATTTCTGTGTAAA
This genomic stretch from Populus alba chromosome 19, ASM523922v2, whole genome shotgun sequence harbors:
- the LOC118027765 gene encoding probable inactive leucine-rich repeat receptor-like protein kinase At3g03770 encodes the protein MAKAFQCSAILLCVVLVLLISGSEQLQSSQGEILLRIQRLLNYPSALSSWNSTTDFCNTEPNASVTVVCYENSITQLHIIGNKGTPLLPRNFSIDSFVTTLVGLPNLKVLTLVSLGLWGPLPGKIARLSSLEILNVSSNFLYDAVPEEISSLAALQSLVLDDNMFADEVPNWIGSLPVLSVLSLKKNMLNGSLPDSLSNLDNLRVLVLSHNYFRGEVPDLSSLTNLQVLDLEDNALGPQFPLLGNKLISLVLSKNKFRDGLPAEVTSYYQLQRLDLSSNKFVGPFPQSLLSLPSVTYLNVADNKFTGMLFENQSCSADLEFVDLSSNLMTGQLPNCLLQDSKRKVLYAANCLATGDENQHPISLCLNEALAVGILPQRQKRKASKETIAFGVIGGIVGGIALVGLIYLAVRKVKSRKTIKRPNTRLIAENSSTGYPSNLLPDARYISQTMKLGALGLPPYRTFSLEEVEEATNNFDTYAFMGEGSQGQMYRGRLKDGSLVAIRCLKMKRSHSTQNFMHHIELISKLRHRHLVSALGHCFECYLDDSSVSRIFLVFEYVPNGTLRSWISGGHAWQKLQWTHRIAAAIGVAKGIQFLHTGIVPGVYSNNLKITDVLLDQNLVAKISSYNLPLLAENKGMLVHGTSSGASKDLSTSARINQDQKVDVYDFGLILLEIIVGRSLTSKNEVRVLKDQLQASITSDDTARSSTVDPVVRRSCSDQSLKTMMEICVSCLLKNPADRPSVEDILWNLQYAAQVQDPWRGDSQSSEGSPVSPAIRPRLHITIH